A genomic stretch from Drosophila suzukii chromosome X unlocalized genomic scaffold, CBGP_Dsuzu_IsoJpt1.0 scf_Xc, whole genome shotgun sequence includes:
- the LOC139353864 gene encoding uncharacterized protein, translating into MELNNASIEQLKRWLSVWKLSTTGTKKELILRLNKVPKEVRGKVGEMAKQKNDEDGDKSKGNDSSDEIFEDGGGIFQKEGGDGSNGKDGDKSNGKDGGIQSYDEEDGDKSDGGIENYIEEDGETNGKDGAANDEVAGSILRIRGKRSNEKGGEQNEDGGRNDNYAEDGMHNQAGENSRNAKSSERKAVVENFSESIDVSLGMATQVLSEFSGESCARKWTTQVQNIATIYGIRGKFVKMLMLSKIKGKAYEWLHADSDRVLLPLDDLMAELISMFGEKSSKLEIRRKFEGRKWKQSETFGSYVDDKIMLAQGLNIDADEMLSCIIEGIPNQGLRNQAHIQCFVDVGHIKRAFADVSLPKLYGVGRPTTSTDPKDSKETRCFNCNAKGHWAYECRKSKREKGSCYACGEMGHFVAKCLKNKNKNEGENKYNAS; encoded by the exons atggAATTAAATAACGCTTCGATCGAACAATTAAAAAGGTGGTTGAGTGTGTGGAAGCTATCAACAACCGGAACGAAAAAGGAATTGATCTTGCGGTTAAATAAAGTACCAAAGGAAGTTCGTGGAAAAGTTGGTGAAATGgcgaaacaaaaaaatgatGAAGATGGCGACAAAAGTAAGGGCAATGACAGCAGCGACGAAATTTTCGAAGACGGCGGCGGAATTTTCCAGAAAGAAGGCGGCGACGGAAGTAACGGCAAAGACGGAGATAAAAGTAACGGCAAAGACGGCGGCATCCAGAGCTACGACGAAGAAGACGGCGACAAAAGTGACGGCGGCATTGAGAATTACATCGAAGAAGACGGCGAAACTAACGGCAAAGATGGTGCAGCGAATGACGAAGTGGCTGGCAGCATTCTCAGAATTAGAGGCAAACGGAGCAACGAAAAAGGCGGCGAACAAAACGAAGACGGTGGAAGGAACGACAATTACGCAGAAGACGGCATGCACAACCAGGCTGGAGAAAATTCTAGAAACGCAAAAAGCAGCGAACGTAAAGCGGTGGTGGAAAATTTTAGCGAGAGCATCGACGTCTCGTTGGGCATGGCAACACAGGTATTGAGTGAGTTTTCTGGCGAGTCGTGTGCCCGCAAATGGACTACTCAGGTGCAAAATATCGCGACCATTTATGGAATAAGAGGAAAATTCGTAAAGATGCTAATGCTAAGCAAAATAAAGGGCAAAGCTTATGAGTGGCTGCACGCAGATTCAGACCGCGTGTTGCTACCGTTGGATGACCTAATGGCAGAGCTGATCTCAATGTTTGGAGAAAAATCATCGAAGTTGGAGATACGGCGCAAGTTCGAAGGGCGCAAATGGAAGCAAAGCGAAACTTTCGGGAGTTATGTCGACGACAAGATAATGCTTGCTCAGGGCCTTAATATTGATGCAGATGAAATGTTGAGCTGCATCATCGAAGGTATCCCCAATCAAGGGCTACGCAATCAGGCGCATATTCAATGCTTTGTGGATGTTGGGCACATAAAGAGAGCGTTTGCGGATGTAAGCTTGCCAAAGCTATATGGAGTTGGCAGGCCGACGACATCAACGGATCCCAAGGACAGCAAAGAGACTCGTTGTTTCAATTGCAATGCAAAAGGGCATTGGGCGTACGAGTGCAGGAAGTCAAAGAGGGAGAAAGGATCGTGCTATGCGTGCGGTGAGATGGGACACTTTGTGGCGAAATGCTTGaagaacaaaaacaagaacgaGGGCGAAAACAAATAT AATGCCTCATAG